In the Candidatus Saccharibacteria bacterium oral taxon 488 genome, one interval contains:
- a CDS encoding GTP-binding protein LepA, producing MPKITVQPLPGYKEVKPFVYAGFFPVSNEDYNDLKEAIEKLSLSDSALQFEPENSPVLGYGVRIGFLGLLHMDIIRERLEREYNLDLIVTNPSTDYQVSLTNGEELDIKSASELPDPAQITEVREPWIDGEIVVPQDYIGAVIQLIVAKRGRQKNLSYIDERALISFTAPLANLLTDFYDQLKSVTSGYGSFNYELAGYQPEDLVRVDFYVAGEMVDALSVMCHRSEAPGLGREIVKKLKEVVPRQSFEVALQAAIGGRFIARENIGAYRKDVTGYLYGGDVSRKKKLLAKQARGKKRMKRFGKVDIPSEAFTVMLKRD from the coding sequence ATGCCTAAAATTACCGTCCAACCATTGCCGGGCTACAAAGAAGTCAAACCCTTCGTCTATGCGGGCTTTTTTCCGGTGAGCAATGAAGATTATAATGACCTGAAAGAGGCTATTGAAAAGCTGAGCCTCAGCGATTCAGCGCTGCAGTTTGAGCCGGAAAATTCGCCAGTGCTGGGCTATGGTGTGCGGATTGGTTTCCTCGGTTTATTACACATGGATATTATTCGCGAGCGGTTGGAGCGCGAGTATAATCTGGACCTCATTGTCACCAATCCGAGTACTGATTACCAAGTCAGCCTCACCAACGGCGAGGAGTTGGACATCAAATCAGCCAGCGAACTACCTGACCCAGCGCAAATTACCGAGGTTCGCGAGCCGTGGATTGATGGTGAGATTGTGGTGCCGCAAGACTACATCGGTGCAGTGATTCAGCTGATTGTCGCTAAGCGCGGCCGGCAGAAAAACCTTAGTTACATCGACGAGCGGGCGCTGATTTCGTTTACCGCGCCGCTGGCCAATTTGCTGACGGATTTTTATGATCAACTGAAGTCGGTAACCAGCGGCTACGGCTCGTTTAATTATGAGCTGGCGGGCTACCAGCCAGAAGATCTGGTGCGGGTTGATTTTTATGTAGCGGGCGAGATGGTCGATGCTTTGAGTGTGATGTGCCACCGCTCGGAGGCGCCAGGCTTGGGTCGCGAAATCGTCAAAAAATTGAAAGAAGTCGTACCGCGCCAGAGTTTTGAGGTGGCGCTGCAGGCGGCGATTGGCGGCAGATTCATCGCCCGCGAAAACATCGGTGCTTACCGCAAAGATGTCACCGGCTATCTGTATGGTGGTGACGTCAGCCGTAAAAAGAAGCTCCTCGCCAAACAGGCTCGCGGTAAAAAGCGTATGAAACGCTTCGGTAAAGTTGACATTCCGTCAGAAGCGTTTACGGTGATGTTAAAGAGAGATTGA
- a CDS encoding nitroreductase codes for MTKKTGNIISLDDFKFLVKQAVKAPSGHNTQPWKFHRDGSVVEIHPDFDRKLPVVDPDNRELFVSLGCAAENFCLAAQTKGYKSAVSVGDKGVITVSLAEEAGVKPSPLFNQIDARQTNRSVYSGEEIALDALKRLQAIRSEDGVSVHYYARQTKQFNDIEQYVLRGDTHQMQNEAFKAELKSWMRFNKKHQDQTLDGLSYAVFGAPNVPRWMAEPIMAMAINAKAQNKADRKKIESASHLVLFTTANNTPNEWVGLGRTLQRFLLTATELEIVHSYLNQPNEEAEIATEMARILGLTREYPTILLRIGYGKQQAYSKRRPVEDVIIED; via the coding sequence ATGACGAAGAAAACAGGAAACATTATATCATTAGACGATTTTAAGTTTCTAGTTAAGCAGGCAGTCAAAGCACCGTCAGGGCACAATACCCAACCTTGGAAATTCCATCGCGACGGGTCGGTGGTAGAAATTCATCCTGATTTTGACAGGAAGCTGCCAGTAGTCGACCCTGACAATAGGGAGTTATTCGTGAGTCTGGGTTGTGCGGCCGAGAACTTCTGCTTGGCGGCGCAAACTAAGGGCTATAAATCTGCCGTTTCGGTTGGTGATAAGGGGGTTATCACGGTTTCGCTCGCGGAAGAGGCAGGCGTCAAACCAAGCCCATTGTTCAATCAGATAGACGCGCGGCAGACTAATCGCAGTGTTTATAGCGGCGAGGAAATTGCGCTAGATGCGCTAAAGAGGCTACAGGCGATTCGCAGTGAAGATGGAGTGTCGGTTCATTACTATGCGCGTCAAACTAAACAGTTTAATGATATTGAACAATACGTTCTTCGGGGGGATACGCATCAAATGCAAAATGAGGCGTTTAAGGCTGAATTGAAAAGCTGGATGCGATTTAATAAGAAGCATCAAGATCAAACACTTGATGGGCTGAGTTACGCCGTGTTTGGTGCGCCTAATGTGCCGCGCTGGATGGCTGAGCCAATCATGGCGATGGCTATCAATGCTAAGGCTCAAAATAAGGCCGACCGCAAGAAGATAGAATCAGCTTCTCACTTGGTGTTATTCACAACGGCCAATAATACGCCAAATGAATGGGTAGGCCTGGGGCGGACACTACAGCGTTTCTTGCTAACCGCTACAGAACTCGAGATCGTACACTCCTATCTAAACCAGCCAAATGAGGAAGCGGAAATCGCCACAGAAATGGCAAGGATACTGGGTTTGACCAGAGAATATCCAACTATTTTGCTGCGCATTGGTTATGGCAAGCAGCAGGCCTATTCTAAACGTCGACCTGTTGAAGATGTTATTATAGAGGATTGA